AACGAGCCCAACAGACGGCGCTTGCCGTTCATTTTCAGGTAGCGGGCGGCCCACACCGTCGGCGTACCGACGTCGCAGGTAAAGATGGCGTCATCGGCGGCAAAATGGCTGATTTGTTGCGCCAGGTACTGCGGGTGAATTGCCTTTTCGCTGGGTTTGGCAAGATCGTCGAGGCCCTTACGCGCATCGCGATAATCGCTCAATGCCTTATCGAGGAATTTACGTTCGGTTTTCTCTTCCACCAGCGGCAGCAGTGCCGTCAGCGTGGCTTTGATATCGCCTACCAGCGCCATATCGACCTTACTGTGCGCGCCGATACTGGCGGGATTGATATCAATCTGAATAATTTTGGCGTCAGTTGGGTAGAACGCGCGGTAAGGGAACTGCGTACCGAGTAGCACCAGCGTATCGGCATTCATCATGGTATGGAAGCCGGATGAGAAGCCGATCAATCCGGTCATCCCCACATCATATGGGTTGTCGTATTCGACATGTTCTTTACCGCGCAGGGCGTGAACGATAGGTGCCTTAATTTTGGCGGCAAACTCGACCAGTTCTTTATGCGCACCCGCGCAGCCGCTGCCGCACATCAGGGCGATGTTGCTGGAGTAGCGTAACAGTTGGGCCAGCTTTCTTAACTCTTCTTCTGCGGGCGTGACGATCGGTAAGGGCGCGTGATACCAGTGGCTGCTGGCGCTTTCTGGCGCCGGTTTTAATGCCACATCGCCTGGTAATACCACCACCGAGACGCCGCGATTGAGCACCGCTTTGCGCATGGCAATCGCCAGGACCTGGGGGATCTGTTCCGGGCTGGAAACAAGCTCGCAATAGTGGCTACATTCGCGGAACAGTTCTTGTGGGTGCGTCTCCTGGAAATAGCCGCTGCCAATTTCGCTGGACGGAATGTGGGCGGCGATGGCCAGCACCGGGACGTGGTTACGATGACAATCAAACAGACCGTTGATCAGATGCAGGTTACCGGGTCCACAAGACCCTGCGCAAACCGCCAGTTCACCGGTCAGTTGCGCCTCCGCACCCGCCGCAAACGCGGCAACTTCTTCATGACGGGTCGACATCCACTCAATCGTTCCCATGCGATTGAGGCTGTCGCTCAGGCCGTTCAGCGAATCGCCCGTCACGCCCCAGATACGTTTCACACCTGCCTGTTCCAGTGTTTTAGCAATAAAAGCGGCAACCGTTTGTTTCATGGTTTTCCAT
The sequence above is drawn from the Citrobacter amalonaticus genome and encodes:
- the poxB gene encoding ubiquinone-dependent pyruvate dehydrogenase translates to MKQTVAAFIAKTLEQAGVKRIWGVTGDSLNGLSDSLNRMGTIEWMSTRHEEVAAFAAGAEAQLTGELAVCAGSCGPGNLHLINGLFDCHRNHVPVLAIAAHIPSSEIGSGYFQETHPQELFRECSHYCELVSSPEQIPQVLAIAMRKAVLNRGVSVVVLPGDVALKPAPESASSHWYHAPLPIVTPAEEELRKLAQLLRYSSNIALMCGSGCAGAHKELVEFAAKIKAPIVHALRGKEHVEYDNPYDVGMTGLIGFSSGFHTMMNADTLVLLGTQFPYRAFYPTDAKIIQIDINPASIGAHSKVDMALVGDIKATLTALLPLVEEKTERKFLDKALSDYRDARKGLDDLAKPSEKAIHPQYLAQQISHFAADDAIFTCDVGTPTVWAARYLKMNGKRRLLGSFNHGSMANAMPQALGAQATAPGRQVIAMCGDGGFSMLMGDFLSVVQMKLPVKIVVFNNSVLGFVAMEMKAGGYLTDGTELHDTNFARIAEACGITGIRVEKAADVDEALQRALSIDGPVLVDVVVAKEELAIPPQIKLEQAKGFSLYMLRAIISGRGDEVIELAKTNWLR